In the Streptomyces sp. 3214.6 genome, GCGTGCTGGGAGGCGGTGGCAGAGCTGCCGGCCGGGTGGAGGCTGTGGCATCCGCTCGATCCGTCGCCCGCCCAGGCGCTGGCGAACGCATTGCAGGAGGGGATCGCTGCGCGCACCGCGATCTGGCTCAACGAGTTGCAGCAGTATGTCGGCGATCAGGCTGGCGCATTGGCCGGGCAGGTGGCGGCTGGTCTGCGGGCGTTGCTGCAGGACAGCATGAGGGAGCCGGTGCTCGTCCTGGGGACTGTCTGGCCGGAGTTCTGGAGCAGGCTGACCGCGCCCGCGGTCCCAGGCCGGAGTTCTGGGCACGCGCAGACGCGGACGTTGCTCGAGGGCAAGGGTGTGTTCGTGCCTGCTGCGTTCGAGGCGCAGGAGCTGGAGGATGCGCGGACGGTGGGCGGCCACGATGTGCGGTTGGCTGATGCTCTGGCCCATACCGTGGGCGGGCGGATCGCTCAGCACATGGCAGGGGCTCCGGCGCTGCTCGAGCGTTACCGGACGGCGCCGCCCGCGGCCCGTGCGGTGATCGGCGCGGCCATGGACGCGAGCAGGCTGGGCGGGGCGACGCTGGTGGGGCGGGATTTTCTGCAGGCGGCCGCCGAGGGCTACCTCGGTGACGACGACTACGACGCGCTCGGCGAGGAGTGGCTTGAGGATGCTCTCGTCTACACGCAGCAGCCGAGCAAGGGAGTGCGCGGACTGCTGAGCCGCGTGCGGGCCCGCCCGGGAACGGGTGGCCGGGGCGGGTGGCGGCTGTCCGACTACATGGACCACATCGGCCGCATCGAACGGCGCTACGCCGCTCCCCCGGCCTCGTTCTGGGCTGCGGCGCGCGAGTATCTGCCCGAGTCTCACGTCGTACGGGCTGTGGGGCAGGCGGCAGAGGCGCGCTGGCGTGATGCCGAGGCCGCCGGCCTGTATCAGCGGGCGCTGGACCTGGGGGATGTGAAGGCGGGGCAGGAGCTGGCCTGGCTGTGGCAGGAGCGTCAGCGGGCCGAGGAAGCCCGTTGTGTGCAGGAGCAGACCGCACTCGCCGGGGACGGTGAGGTCCTGGAGGAACTGCTGGAACAGATGTTGGAGCAGGAGCAGTACCAGCAGGCCGAACAGCTGGTGCGGGAGGCCGCTGGCCGCGGCAGTCCCACCGCCCAGCTCCACCTGGCCCGTGCGCTGATGCTGGACGGGGAGGCTGAGGAGGCCACCCGCTGGTACGCCGAGGTCGCCCGGTGCAGTGATCCGGGCATCCTACGCGCCTACGCCGACGATCTGCGTGAGCGAGGAGACCTGGACGGGGCGCGGGCGGCTTTGCGCTCGGCGGGCGACCGTCACGCAATGGGGGAACTGGCCGCTCTCGCGACGGGGGCGGCCGAGGTGGAGGAGGTTGCCAGGGAGGCCTTCGCAGCGGGCGAGGCCACCCCGTTGAAGGACCTGGCCGAGCGGGCCGAGGCCGAGGAGCGGGCCGCTGACGCGGAGCGGCTGTATGGGGACGCGATCAGTGTCTTCGAACGCCGGCGTCGGCAGAGGGAGGAGGGCGTTGATCTCATCGACTTCGAAGCGGGTCCTCGGTCCCTGCTCGATTACCTCAATGCTGCCGTGCTGCCCATGCCGCCCGGGGAGACCTGGGCGCTGCGCCAGCTGGTGGCCCTGCTGGACGCCACGCAGGGCCAAGCCGCGGGCGACGACGCGCTCGGGCAGGTCGCCCGGGCCGGGAACTCCTGGGCGCTGGAGCGGCTGCTGCGGCGGCTGCACGAGCGCGGGCAGGACCACGAGGCACAAGCGCTGCTGGACAGTGAGGTGGAGCGGGGCACCCCGTGGGCGCTGTGGGTGCAGGCGCACCGTGCTGTGCACGACGAGAACGTCCCCGACGACGTCCGCCGCGCGCTGCTGGAGCGTGCGGCAGCTGCCCGTGTGGGGCAGGCAGTGAGGACGCTAATGGAACGGGCCGAGCAGGCCGAGCGTCGGGAGGAAGCCGACCAGTGGGCGCTGCACGCCGCTGCCCGCAGCTACACCACGCCGCTGTGGAAGCTGGTGCAAGGTCGCGAGGAGGCCGGCCTGGGGGAAGAGGCCGAGCAGCTTGCCTGGAGGGCACCGGCCGGCCAGCGGTCGTGGACGCTACGGCGCCTGGCCCAGGGCCGTGCCGGGGAGCAGGCCGTGCCCTTGCTGCGGCGCGCCTACGACGAGGCTCTGGCGTGGGCGCCAGGCATGCTCGCCGAACGCCTGGAAAAGGCAGGTGAGTTCGTCGAGGCCGAGCGCCTCGCGCGGCAGGCTGCCGACGCGGGTGACCGGCAGGCACTGAAAGAGCTGGCCGCGCGGCGCAAGGATGATGATCCCGACCGGCAGTGGCAGGCGCTGCTGGCGAACGGGCTGACGGCCGAGGGCAGTCCTGCCGCTCCATGGTGACCGTGCCGGAAGAGGTGGATGGCGTCTGTGCGGGGTTCGACACCAGGGCCATAGCCCAGGCGGATCTTGTCCAGGGCGCAGGCGTAACCGAAACGCGGCAGGCCTTCTTCCTCTGCGAGGTGTCGACGGGCTCCTAGCTGTCCCGGGCGCCGCGCTGGACGCGGCAACGCCAAGGCGTCGCAGTGGGTCAGCCGAGGCCGAGGCGGCTGAGCGCCGTGGTCCAGTCGGTGACGATCGCCCGCTGCGCGGCGGCGAGTGAGACCTGCCCGGCGCAGACCGCGGTATGCAGCTTGGTCTCCACCGGGTCCTTCTTGTTGTTCACCCCGGCACCCTTCTTGTGGCCCGGATCGGCCGGCTCGACCCACAGGTTGCGCGGGTCGTTGGGGTCACCGCCCAACTGCAGGCTGATCAGGTGGTCGTACTCCGCGTCGCCCATGCGGCCGGTGTAGCCGTACGAGGCCGCATTCAGCCTCTTCTCCTTGCCCGTCACGTACGCCGAGGGGCGCACGCCGGACGTGTAGCCGCCCTTGCGGCAGATCGTCGACTTCAGGTTCGCCTGCGTCACCGCCGGTGAGATCGCGCCCGGCGTGCAGTTCGGGTCTTCGAGGGGCTCGTCGTGCTCGTAGCGGTAGTGGCAGGAGCCGGCGGCCGGCTGCTGCTGGACCGTGTAGTGCTTCTGCGGGCCCGCCCCGACTGCGATCGCCTTCCCCGAGGACGATCCCGGCGCCCCCGCCACGGGAGGTGCGCTTGCGGACGGCGCCGACGAGCCAAGCGAGACGGGCCCACAACCCGCCAGCAGCAGGCAGGCGAGCAGGACAGGCGGCATGGTACGGCGGGCAGAACGCATGACGATCCCTCACAGGGCAGATGGTGACTGAGCAGATGCTCCCCCATACCCGCACCGCCCTACCGCGCGGGGTGCGGCGCAACGGCGCGTGCTCGCGTCCAGCGGCGCGCTGTCACACCCCGCGGACAGGCGAGATTCAGGAGAGGTGTGAGGGTTTGCGGGGTGGGGGGAGCGCGGACAGCAGTTCCCATAGCGGCCGTGATCCCGCGGCCCAGGAACCGAGCACCTGACGGTCGACGAGGTGCAGCCGCTGCTGCCGGGCAAAAGCACGGCCGGGCTGGGTGATCCTGCCGTTGGTGACCATCACCACGATGTCCGCCTTGTGGACCGGGCGTCCCGTTCCGTTGAGGACCTGCAGCTCTGGAGTGCCCACCGCGGCGCCCCGTTCACCCTGTCGCCGGTGCTTGCACTGGATGACCCAGCGCCGGCCCTGCGGGTCGGTCGCCTTCACGTCCGCTCCCAGATCGCCCTGCCCGCCGACCTGGACGGCGTCGGTGCAACCGTCCCGCTTCATCAGGTCACGGACGGCATACTCGAACTGGCGGTGAGCGAGTGCATCCAGCTGGGCCAGCCCGTAGCGCAGGGCACGTGCTTGCGCCTGCTCCCACTGCATGCGCTGCCTGCGCTGCTGCCACCACCCGAGGGTAGCCAGAGCAGTGAAGAGGCTCATGGCGAGCAGCAGCCACCAGTGCGCGAGCAGCCAGTTGACCACCGTCACTATGAGGCCGACCGCAGCGACTGCAACCACGGTCAGGACAGCGATCGGGGCGTCTGGCTGGTGGCGCCGACGCCTGGAGCGCCGAGTGGGCCGCCGCCGGGCCGGCGGGCGCCGGCTCATCGTCCACTGCCCAGGGCAGAGAAGTCGACCGGGTACGACACACTCGGCGCCGGTGTGGCCCTCCGCGGCGTGGGGGTGTCGAACTTGATCGGGTACGACACCGTCGGGTGCGGAACAGCCCCCCGTGGGGCGTCGTTGGTGGCGTGGTCGAAGCGGATCGGGTAAGTCACTGACGGCGTGTGCCGCACGCTGCCCGCTGCGCCAGCTCCCTCGGTGTTGCCGAAGCCGAGTACCGCCAGACCGACGGCGGCGAAGATGGTCATCTCCCGGCGGGCGCCCGGCGCCCAGCGGAAGTGTCCGCGTACTGGCGTTCCGTCGGAGCGCACGTACGGTCGGACAAATGGCATGTGGTCCTCCCTCAAAAGCTCGTGAGTTCCCCGCGATCACTGTCATGCTGATGGGTGCCACTGACAGTGGATCAACCCTGGTGGCTCAACTCAGCTGCTTTCAGGGTGAGTTCAGGACAGGCCGAGCGGACTGCCCCGCTGTCGGGGCCTCCTTGCCCGAGCGCGGCGGCTGGATGCCGGATGTGCGGGGTTACCCGCGGCGGGGTCGTGGAAGGCGGCTTCACCTGGAAAGTCGGGTCACGCCAGCCTTCATTGCCCGGGCACGCATCACGGCTGTGTGCCGGTCAGCGCCCCAGCAGACAGTGGCAGATCCGGCCATTTCGGCCTACAGCCTCCAAGTGGCGAAAAATGAGGCCCGAACGGCTGGAGCCCGGGGGTCGACTCCGCACGGACTTGGCCGGGCAGGTAGGACGGCGCCAGCGCGTCTCACGCAGGGCGGTTCGTACGGGAGAGCCGTGAGGGTGTCGTGGCATCGGTGAGCGCAGCCCTTCAGCACCGATCGACCAGTGCGCGAAGCTTGGGGGTGAGCTCGGGGTGGTCTCCACGGGAGGCGGACTGCAGTAACTCGGCGCAGACCACGAGGAGAGCCGTCCGGCCTGCTGGGCTGTCCAGGAGCGGGGCGAACTCCCTTCGGATGTGTGTGGCAGCGCCCGGGGCGAGTTGGGCGTAGGCGTAGAGCATGGCGATGTCGTAGCCGCGGGGGGGGCGAGACCCCAGCCCTCCCAGTCGAGCACGGTGGCGTCCTGCGTGAGGTTGGCGGCGTGGAAGTCGCCGTGTGCGCAGTCCCAGTGCTGGATCTGGGGCGCCGGTTGGCCGGTGTATTCGGGGACGGCGCGGGAGATCCACTGCTGGCGTACGGCCGTGCGGTCCGTGGGGGTGGCGGCGATGGCCGACAGGGTCGTGCGGATCGTGGCGAACCATGCGTTGGTCAGGTCGAGTTCGTGGCGCAGGACCGGGTCTGGGGAGAGCACTGGTTCGTCGATGTACGCGGTCAGTTCGGTGCGGTAGGCGTACCCGTCGCCGATGTGGTCGTGCAGGGCGTGAAGTGGGGGTTTGCGGACAGTGGGGAAGGCGGTGTGGGCCCGCTCTGTGCCCTCCCAGAGCTTGCCGCCGGCCTTGTGTTCGGGCACAGACAGCAGGCGCAGCCAGCACGCGCCGTGCTCGGGGTGGACGGCGCGGTGGCTGAGTGTGCGGCCGTGCCAGCCCCACGTCTGCGGGCCCTGGATGGTGGCACCGAGTGCGGCGGCCGCGTGCGCGAGCGCGGCCGCCATGCGCTTGGCGTCGTCGTCAGAGGGGGGCGGCGAGTACATCGAGGACCGTCCGTAGTGTGGCGGGAGGGATGGCGGGTGCGCTGGTCACGGCGAGCGCGTCATCCCAGTGTGCCGCCCGGCCGGTGGCCAGAAGCACTTTTCTCACGCCCGGGCACGAGGCGGCGGCCGCCAGGCATGCGGCAGCCACGCTGGCGCCCTGATGGACGAGGGCGGCGATCTCGGGCGTGGCCAGCGTGAGCAGTTCCCCGCCGTGCAGCGGGGCGGAGGCGTGGACCTCCCAGCCGCGGTCAGCCGCTTGCGGTATCGGCCCGCGACCGTTCATGGCTTCGTCGAGGTGAGTGTCCATGATCAGGCTGACGGGCAACTGCAGGGCGCGCAGCTGGTGTTCGCTGGTTTCCGGCCGCCTCGCGGGCCAGTTGGTCCAGCAGGGGCACGGTAAAGGCGTTCTGGGTGAAGCCGTTCCATGTGGCTACGCCGTAGGCGGCGATCTCTTTGGCGTGTGCTGCTTCTTCCAGGACGGCGAACGCCGCCCGCAGTGCGCCGGCCAGGTGGCGCCGGTCGCCCCGGCGGTGGCGTTCGGGATTGTGCAGGAACACCGCATCCAGCCTCTGTCGGCCCAGCTCGGTGCGACTGCGGGCGGTCTGCCAGCGCACGAACTCCGCCGCGATGCTGTGCCGGACCTGCGCTGCGGGGATGACGCCGGCGGCGCAGGCGGCCTGCGCCGTGAGGAAACCGGCTTTCGTTGCGACATGGAGTTCGGGGTGGTCGGCGAGAACCGGGGCCAGCAGCCGGTGAGCCTGCCCCTGGCAGTAGTTGGGGGCGGTATCGACTCAGGCGGACGGAGAGCTGGCCGCGCGGTGCCGGGCGATGCTGCGGTCATGAGCACAGGGTCTCGCGCACCACTGACAATCAGATCCCGTGGATCACCGGCTCGGCTGCGGGTGTGGCGGTCAGCGTGATGGTCCCGCCCCACTGTGCTGGGTAGGACTCGATTTCTTGCCGGGTGATGGGCGTGGTGCCGACAGTTTCTGCCTGCTCTCCGGCTTGGTCGAAGGCGTCGATGCTGTCGTAGTGCCTGACGTCCGTGACGCGGGCGAGCTGGGCGCCGTCCTTGCTGGTGAAGACGAAGTGGTAGGGCTCGCTCGCGGTCACGTGGTGCCAGGGCCGGGCTGGCAGATGCATGGTGATCGGCAGGCCGTCGCCAAGGCGGGCGAAGAGGCCTGTGCCGATGCGGAATTCATGCGCCGCCGTGTCGATGCGGGAACGTGCGTCGCTCACGGTCTGGCGTCGCCGCTGGTGCTCGCGCTGCATGTCGCGGTGCTGCTTGGCGTCGGCCAGAAGGCGTTCGAGGTCGGCGATGTAGGCGTCCTCGCGCGCGTCTCGGGCCTCGGTCTGTTCCTGCTGCGAGCGGTCCCAGGCTTTGCGCCGCGCGGTCTGCTCCTCGTCGGTGAGGTCATCGTGAAGGTCATCCAAGGCCCGGCTGGCGGGCAGGTCGGTCATCGGGATGCCGCGGTGCCCTGCGGCCAGGTGCTTCGTGCTCTGCTCCACAGTGTGCTGCAGCGCGGCGGTTCCCATGACCATGGCGACGTGCCACCACCGGGCCATGGCCCGATCCAGGGCGGGGCCGTGCTCGGCGGTCGTCATTTCCTGCCATGCCCGGACCCGCTCGTCCGGGCTTAGGGAGTCGAGGATGCCCAGCACAGTGCGAGGAACGTCCGCGATCTTCGTCAGGGTGGGGAGGTCGTCCAGTTCGTGCGGGCTCCAGCAGGACAGGAACACATCGTCGCCGGCGCGCGGGTCCGGCTTGGTCCAGGGCACGAACACCAGCTCGACGCTCTCGGCGGTCGGGCGGGCCCGGTGGGTGACGATGAGCCCGGCTGTCTCGACGCACCACGCGGTCACTGCCAACGCGTCGGCGTCGCGCGCGTCCAGCTCACGGGCCTGCTGCTCGAGCGAGCGGGCGTACTTCTCGGCATAGTCGGGCAGCTCGGCGGCGACCAGGCTGAGGAGCCGGTCGGGGGTGCGCTCTGCGCGGCCGGGAATCGGAACCTCAGTGCGGTCCCGTCGAAGGTCGGGCTCCTCGCCGTCCCGCGCGAACAGAGCGTCGGTGAGGGCGTCGCGGGCAGCGGTGTACCCGTTCCCGGTTCCAGTCAGGCCGTCGGCGGTCGCCGTCCACTGGCCGTGTTCGTCCTGCTCGATGGTCGCGACGTAGACGCTCACGATGTCACTCCATTCGTCCCGGCAGACGAACGAGCCTAACCCTCGGGCAGCGGTGCTGCGTCCCTGTCCCCGAGCTCCGACGGAGCGGACGCCGGGCCCTGGGGCGATTGTCGTATGACGGGTGACGATGATGTGCTGAAGCGGGCCGTGGCGGAGTTGAAGGCGGCGCAGGCCTAGGTGACCGCTGCCCGCCGACGGCTGTCCGCGACGATCGTCGCGGAGTGTCGTGCCGGGGTTACGGTGCCGGAGCTCGCGGCGCGGACGGGGATGGACCCGGTGGCAATACGCAACGTGCTCGGGGTCGCTGGGCTGCCCTAGAAGATCAATTCCAAGGGATGCCTGCGGGGGTGTGGGGTGGGCAGCGGCCGAAGCCCCCGTGAGACGGTCCGGTGGCAGGCTGTCGGCCCTGGTTGTCGACGTGGCACCGGGCGGTCAGGCGTCGTGGTCGGCTTCGGGGTGCGTGAACCGCACGGGCTTGCCCAGGGACCGGGCGTAGGTGATTTCGGCTCGGGTGCTGTCTCCGATGTAGTCGCCGACTACGAGCACCTCATCAGCGAGCCGGATCTTCGCTCGGTGCAGATCGTCGAGTCGAACCTTCAGCGCCTCAGCCTCGACAGGATCGGACCAGAGTTCGTGCGGCGACTTCATGTCACAGCCCGGTTTGACGACAATCTTTCCGGCTTTGGTCTCCCGCAGATCAGCGTAGGTCATCTCGGTCATGAAGCGGGTGGAGCCGCAGATCACGACGATGCGCGGGAGGCTCAGCTGCTTCTTCGCGTCGGCGATCCTGTCCTCGCGGGTGAGCAGTTGCGGGTATGCCACTGGTTCCTCGCCAGCGTGGTGCAGGCGCCGGTCCAGCTCGGCGTCGAGGGTGTCGTCGGTGTCGATGAGGAAACCGGGCTTGAGGAACTCTTCGACGCTCTGCCCGCGCCGCGCGGCGATCTCCTGGAGCAGGGCGTTCTTGAGCTCCCCGTCGTGGGCCCTCTGGGCTGCGGCCTGCCGGATGTAGTCGTCGATCGGGATGCCGTGCTGGGCGGCTTGCTCGGTGAGGGCCGCGTACTCGTCTGCGGAGAAGGTCACTGTGATCGTGGTGCCGAAGGAGTTCATGGCCGCCATGGTTCTCCCGCCGGTGCCCTTTTGTGAAAACTCGGCCCCTTCAGCCCTTCCGGCCCTCCGGCGTCTGAGGCAGCAAGCCCGTGACCAAGTGGTTTCCGGTCCGGGCTTGCAGCGGCAGTGCGGTGTTCAGGGGCGGCCGCAGGCGGCCTGCTGGCCGTGATGGTTCAGCGCAGGGCTGCGGCGATGCGGGATCGGAGTTGAGGGTCGGTGATCTGGTCGAGGTTGCGCCAGGCGGCGTCGGAGACCTCTTCGGTCTGGAGTTGGCCGATGTCAGCGGTGGTGCGGAAGAGGAACCGGAAGTCGAAGTGCTGGTGGGCGGGTTCATCCTTGGCGGGGTTGGCGTCGATGGGGTGGATGTCGATGTGGAGTGGGGTCTCGCCGTGCGGAGTAACCACGTGGGGCGGGATGCCGGTCTCCTCGGCGAGTTCGCGGCCAGCGGCCTGCAGGAGCGTCTGGTCGGAGGGCTCCAGATGGCCACCAGGCAAGAGCCATTTCTGGGCCGCGTTGTGGAGAATGTGCAGGATGCGGCCGTCGGGGTCGACGAGGATCGCGCCGGCGGTGACGTGGCCGGGCAGCGTCTTGCGGCTGGTGAGGTCGTCGCCGTCTTCGATCAGGCCAAGAACGACGCCGAGCTCGCCCTTGTCCTCGGGGTGCTGATCCAGGTAGGCGGCGATGGTGGTGCGGATGTGGTCTGCCGTGATGGGCATGGTGATCACCTGTTGAAGTAGGAGAGCCAGGTCGCCGCGATGGCTTCGCGGTCGGGTGCGGGGACCTCATGGATGCCGGGGGCGAGGTCTTCGCGGGTGAGCATCCTGATCGCGGCGAGGATCTCGGCCTGGACCAGGAAGATGAACGGCCCAACGCTGGCGCCGTGGATGAAGTTGACGGCATTGCCACCGTTCGCCAGATAGAAGTAGTGGCCGGTGGTCCGGTAGCGGGTGACGTGGTCGCCGACGATCGTGCGGGTGTAGACGGCCGGGAGCCCTGCGAGGTCGAGTTCGTCCTCGCTGGAGGTGACGGTGGCGACGTAGGCGCCGTTGCGCAGGTGGGAGAAGTCCTCGCCGCGCAGGGATATCGCACCGGTCGCGCAGAGCACGAGGCCGGCGCCGGTGAGGGCGGTCTCGCGGTCGCGGGCGACGGTGAAGCCCTGGGACAGGGCCTGGGTGCGGCGGACCGGGTTGATATCGAAGACGGTGACCTGCACTCCCTTAGCCTGCAGAAGCCGGGCGATCGAGGAGCCGAGCTTCCCGAAGCCGATCACAAGGGCCGGGCGGCCGTGGAGAATGTCGCCGCGACCGCGCATGACGGCCTCGGTAGAAAAGACCACGGACTGGCCGACGAGGAAGTCCTCGGGGTCCTTCAGCGGGGACCGGGCGACGGAGATGACGGGGCAGGGCAGTTTGTCGAGGTCCGCATAGCGGCGGTGCCCGTTCTCGGTGTCCTCGATCACCCCGGCGATCCGGCCGGTGAACCGGCTGTGGACCTCGGCGAGGGTGGGGGCGAAGTAGCCGCCGACGTCCAGCAGGCAGACCGTCTCGCCCGCGGCCCTCGACTCGAGATAGTCCAGGGCGTCATCGGGCTCGGTGAACATCTCGCGGGTGAGGGTGTCGACGGGGACGGTCTGCTCGACCTCGCGCTTCGCGGCCGGGTGGATGGACTTCGGCTTGGGCAGCACCGCGGTGAGCCGGGTCATCGCGGCGACGGCCTGGACGAACGCGGACCGCTCCGGCAGCAGGTGCGTGACCAGGAACGAGGCGGTCTGCTCATCTGGGACGAACTGGGTGGCGATCCGGGCGAAGTAGGCGTCCAGCCGGGCGCGTTCGAAGGTTTCCATGGCAGTTCCCTCTCATCCGTTCAGTCCGGGGGCCGTGCGGGAAGATCCACGGTTCAGCGGGTGCGGGCGCGTCCGAACAGCAGCCGGTCGGCCGTAAGAGCGGCATCCAGGTAGCTGTCGAGCCGGGCGGCGTCGGCGCTCTGCGGCAGCGGGTCCAGTCCGAGCAGGAGGACGGCCTCGCCGTTGCGGGCGACCAGCTCGGTCCAGGACCTGCGGGCGGGCAGCCGCAGCCTGCGGGAGGCGCCGGGGAGGTGCATCAGCACCTGGTCGCCGACGATCTGCAGACACCGGTCGAGCTCCGGGACGACCTCCCGATGGCCGGTCAGGGAGCCGAGGCTGTCCGACAGCCGCCGCATCCGGGCCTCGACGGTGTCGCCGGTCAGGGCCGGGGTGTGGGCGATCAGGATGTGCGCGACCTCGCGGCCGTCCGGGCCGGTGCCCGGCCAGGTCCAGGACGCGAGCGAGACCAGCAGCCGCAGTTCCGGCCCCTGTGGGGTGAGAGTGACGGTCATGACGACGTCCCTCCCGTGGCCTTGAAGCAGGACCAGACGATCTTCCCGAACGGGGTGCGGTCCTGAACGCCCCAGCCGTCGGCGAGCACACTGACCAGCGTCAGGCCGCGCCCGGACAGGTCCGTGTCGGCAGCCTGGCGAGCCGCCGGGTGCTGGCGGCGGCTGTCGTGCACTTCCAGGCGCACTTCGTCCTCGTCGGCATCCAGCTTGACCAGGAAACCGTGGCCGGCGACGGTCCCGTGGACCAGGGCATTGGTGGCGAGCTCGGAGACGCAGACCCGGATGTCCTCAGCGCGGTCTTGAAAGCCCCAGTTGCCCAACGCGTCCGTCGTGAACTTTCGTGCCTGGCCGATGGATTCGGGCCGGGCGTCGAAGAACCGCTGGATCGTCTCGGTCATCGTCGCCCTCATGACTCGGAGTCCAGGACGCGGGTGGTTCCCGGA is a window encoding:
- a CDS encoding NUDIX hydrolase encodes the protein MPITADHIRTTIAAYLDQHPEDKGELGVVLGLIEDGDDLTSRKTLPGHVTAGAILVDPDGRILHILHNAAQKWLLPGGHLEPSDQTLLQAAGRELAEETGIPPHVVTPHGETPLHIDIHPIDANPAKDEPAHQHFDFRFLFRTTADIGQLQTEEVSDAAWRNLDQITDPQLRSRIAAALR
- a CDS encoding restriction endonuclease gives rise to the protein MVAVAAVGLIVTVVNWLLAHWWLLLAMSLFTALATLGWWQQRRQRMQWEQAQARALRYGLAQLDALAHRQFEYAVRDLMKRDGCTDAVQVGGQGDLGADVKATDPQGRRWVIQCKHRRQGERGAAVGTPELQVLNGTGRPVHKADIVVMVTNGRITQPGRAFARQQRLHLVDRQVLGSWAAGSRPLWELLSALPPPRKPSHLS
- a CDS encoding adenosylhomocysteinase, producing the protein METFERARLDAYFARIATQFVPDEQTASFLVTHLLPERSAFVQAVAAMTRLTAVLPKPKSIHPAAKREVEQTVPVDTLTREMFTEPDDALDYLESRAAGETVCLLDVGGYFAPTLAEVHSRFTGRIAGVIEDTENGHRRYADLDKLPCPVISVARSPLKDPEDFLVGQSVVFSTEAVMRGRGDILHGRPALVIGFGKLGSSIARLLQAKGVQVTVFDINPVRRTQALSQGFTVARDRETALTGAGLVLCATGAISLRGEDFSHLRNGAYVATVTSSEDELDLAGLPAVYTRTIVGDHVTRYRTTGHYFYLANGGNAVNFIHGASVGPFIFLVQAEILAAIRMLTREDLAPGIHEVPAPDREAIAATWLSYFNR
- a CDS encoding ATP-binding protein, whose amino-acid sequence is MTETIQRFFDARPESIGQARKFTTDALGNWGFQDRAEDIRVCVSELATNALVHGTVAGHGFLVKLDADEDEVRLEVHDSRRQHPAARQAADTDLSGRGLTLVSVLADGWGVQDRTPFGKIVWSCFKATGGTSS